In Danio rerio strain Tuebingen ecotype United States chromosome 9, GRCz12tu, whole genome shotgun sequence, the genomic window TCCCTTTTTCACCGGTCTGTGCTTTTGTTGGTGTTAAACTCTGAAGTTACAGCTTCACACACCTCTTGACTTTGTTGCTGTTTCTCCACAGCTGTGACCTTGCTTCATTCAGATAGCAACTTGCTCTTTTCTTCAGACATCTTCAGAGCCCCTCTTTCTCTGCTATTCTCTCGTTGTTTCCTCCTTAGGTTATAGAACCCTTTCTGCGATGGCTAGCATTCACCCACATCGCCCTCTCCACGACCTTCACCACTGTTTCAGTGGTCAGTAGCACTTGGAATGAACCCAACCAGCGTTTCGCTCTCCAGCACTTTGTCCTCAGGTCTAGAATCACCACCAAATCGCCAGGCCTCAATCTGTGCATCAGCCTTTCTGCGGCCTTCCCCAGTAAAGCCTTTACCTGTACATAAACATCAGACAACATATGAGACATTTCTTTACAGTAATAATTCAACATGTCATTTTCACACACATCTGTTGAGGGCAGCTGCTGTTTTCCCCAATTTACACTTACACGCGGTGGTTTGCCAAAGAGAATTTCAAACGGGCTCAAATGTTTTGTCTTTTTCTCATTATCATGCATCATGTGTAAGGGCATCTGTTTGAAAAATGTGGCCATGGCATGAGTAATTGGTAGCATAACGAATGTTAAAATAGGGGCATTTGTCATTTGATTAATTTGAATTGATTATTTAGttgttattagttattagttgTCATATCATTGTTATAAATGACAGTTGTTACTTGAATGCATTGATACATTTAAACTGTTTTCTGACATtgaaggtacagttgaagtcagaattattagccccctgtttattttttcccaatttctccacgcaaacatggagagaacatgcaaacttcacacagaaatgccaactgacccagccgtggctcaaacccgtgaccttcttgctgtgaggcgacagaactacctgctgtgccaccacgtcacccattaaaaaatataaataccttaaagaggaaaaaaaatagaaGAAAGCTCAATATggggcgacgcagtaggtagcgttgtcaccttacagcaagagggtcgctggtttgagccttggcagagtcagttggcgtttctgtgtggagtttgcattctcTCCATGCGTTTGCacgggttttctccaggtgctccggtttcccccacagtctaaagacatgtggtaccgGTGAAATGgttaggcttaattgtccgtagtgtatgagtatgggCGAcacattggcgcagtaggtagtcctgtaagaatgtcgctgggtcgcaggttcgagccttggcagggtcagttggcatttctgtgtggagtttgcatgttctccctgcgttcacgtgggtttcctctgggtggtctaatttcccccacagtccaaagacatgcggtacagttgaattaggtaggctaaattttccgtggtgtataagtgtgtgtgtgtgtgtgtgcgtgtgtgtgtgcgtgtgagtgaatgagtgcgtgtgaatgtttcccagagatgggttgtggctaaaagggcatccgctgcgtaaaaacgtgctggataagttggtggttcattccgctgtggtaacctcatattaataaagggactaagctgaaaagaaaatgaatgaatgaatgatttggaaGGGTTGTGAATGTTAATGAGTTCTGTTCTCATTCTCCTTCTCTATTTATGGCTCTGGCTCCCTTGGCTTATGTCTCTAATAGTTACACAGTGAGATGTACTCTGacataaatatttaccaaataatcatacttcagttgtcaaaaaatatttgaacaaaCTGAATGGAttgtaagtaaataataaattattaattaatatattatatttattttattatattaattaattttaattgaaaTGGTAAAAAGGTTTGTGCTAATATCAAGTAAGCTATCTGTCACGTTCCGGtaaagggaaaaaggagcgaggactcaatgcAGGGGaatgggaatttattaaataataaaaataaaataaaatgcaaaataaactaccccgagggggaaaacactagtaaaacaaataaacaaacaaacttgactgggcaggcacgACAGGGCAAGGCTGGACACAGCAGGACAGGTAAAGATAGACAACATGTGATGAGGAActcgcacaggacagcagacataaggggtttataaactataggaaattaacacaaaaacagatgaacataattaactaataatgggttaacaaggtgggtgggactagacaatagacgggagagctcATGACAGAGAGAcgacacaagccatgcgctcacaaaAAAACAgtacaagaacatgcagccaatgagagaactcattaaccgcatgttcatgacaagaccagcacaacactgaaacacacgacaaaagcacgtgaccacaatgtaaacatcgAGCCACgagctttgacaaaagacgcaagacacgatcacatgatagataaacaccttaccgtgcgctcacacataagcaacgcgcatgcttcatctcagcgacaaccaaaactgaaaccaactagaaggaggcgccgagaataaagcagcgcgatgctgacagaacaaacacaaacactagtacaagaggacgcgcgtctgagggacgcagagcgtgcgcagccacatcaagcggcagcgcgcacactctgcgtacacacaccacggcgcgcgcgcacacagagacagaaacaggactagacatgagtagtgtcagagctctgccaccaaaacaagaatttacaagaccaaagtggcagaaccctgacagctATCTTTCCCTAACTGCTCCAGATTTATGTTTTGTGGATGAAACacaggctaaattataattaaacttgacaaaagggACCAACAGAGATGTAGATTTTGTGGGTCTGACGGATTTGAAATCACATGTAGGAATTATTATCAACCTCTGCATAAACAGCAGGGCTGTAAGAATAATGAAGTATATGCACAAGGATTTAAATTTTTCAGTTGCTCAGCTCAAGCATTTTTGGTCATGTCATTACAAAATCGCAGTATTTAAGtctgcatttctttaaaaaatcagatttctttaaaaattccATTATTTTgttccatgtctttaaaatatagaaatttcTTTTACCACGGTATTTTCAAATTTCAGTAGAGTTTCTGCATTTTCCTGCTGCTCCTGAAGAAATTTTATATCTCTTTTATCTTGTTTTATccgtgaatgaataaatgcttaAGCCTACGTACATGTATTTAAGTTTAATTACATACTGTTATAACAATAATGTTGTATAATAAAccctatgaaactgaaaatattcaCATTAACTTTATCTGTGGCTGAAAACACTGGCTGTGCATATGCCCCATTGAAACTGAAtcaaaatagcattttaaatgtgGAAATTAGCTAAGtaataggaaaaaaaatgaatgtcaaGAACAAATGTTTGACCTTTTCGTTTGACAGGTTTACTAAGCAATAGAGTGAGCTCACATTCGTTCTCCCCAATCAACATAAGAAACCAAATCAGATTCAAATTTATTGTCCAGTCACCTTGCAAACACAACGAATTTGTCTTGGTGATAGGATTTCTAATACAAAAACTACAACATATTGCAGATGTAAGTATAAGAACATAAATTAAAACCAACAGTATTAGTAACCCCTCCTTCCATAAACAGACTTCATTATGCATATGTGGTATTTAAAGGTCTGgagtaaataaacaatttttgcCAGGTTGTTGTGGTGCGCAACGTAGCATCAATCAAATGGCAAGTGTGCAAAGAGAGAGTGGTCTGGGTGTAAGGGGAACAAACTAATTTTTAGAGCCCTCCTTTTCACTCTGGAGAGCTGGAACCAAAAATCttctttgcagtttttttttattgacaaattATAAATATTCAGCAAAGCTCCATGCCATTTCCCCCTACACATTCATAATAATCTATAATCGTATTATTTATGCATACAGGTGATTAATATCTTAATATGAATATTAACTCTTATTAATGTAATACTTCTGTACAACGTTTCTGTACAGCATTCTGTATCAGCCCTTAAACTCAAGCCATTTCTATGTGTTTGCTTTCGTAGAAATAAATGGCCGTTAAGTAGACTAGTGGCTTTAATGAACAACTACTGGTTGACTATGACAATTTATAGTCTGGCGCAGCCCTAGTGTTATAGTCTCTGTCTTGTTTTAGTGATTATTTCTGTTTTgcctttgtgtttatttatgtcaaTCCCTGTCACTTTAGCTTTCCTCTGTTTCCTTAGTTACCCTTGTTAGTTGCAATGGTTGTTTATTTTCTCCACCGCCTTGTTTTctaatttgtttgttattttattgtctgcatcAATATATATACTTTGTATATACTttgtatatatactttatatctTGCCTTTAGTTGTTAGTCACACGCTATATCTGattgttttttgcttttccttAGCATTTGATTTCTTTTATGTTTCTGGACTCTTCAATAAATCACAATTatgctgcatttggatcctcaacaTCTTTTTATCCCTGCACTCTGAATCTGCATTGCCATTGAGTTGTCTGAGATGCCTGTGGCTTTTGACCCAAAGCCTCCTGACCCACCAGGGTTGTGACCAAAAATGACTGACTTTACAACATCTTTTCAGATTGTTTATTACTGTAAATTCTATTTTACGTATACTCATTATAGTCTTATATACTATTACTGGAAGTATCATTCCTTCCATCATTCCTTGTTCACCAAATTCTTATACAAGTAAAACTGAGTTGCTTTTTATTTGGTACTCTCACTTTAAATCAGAGCACACTTTTTCTGGCATGTTTAGTTTATAATTTAGtttcataataaaatgaaaaatgtattgcCAAAAACTGTATTTATGTCATTTTGAGACCAAATTATGCCACCCATTGTAACATTCTGCCTAATTAAAGGCtattgtaatgaagttcacggccctttggccgccgggaagaaggaggcggagaaccgacgcagtttttaaaatatttatttataacatgggGGGGTTTGGCGCCACTGCACCCGCGAGACCTATGAGACGggccgagagaaaaggagatggaaaaaaaggaggaaagacagtgtagaccgagaaaggggagagaggaaaaagaaaaaaaattggggttcggttctccagacacgctacaactcggtcctccaccagctgagagatgcgacgacgtgctgggagccctgtggaggaatctatgcacccgtccgtcttctggcatccggcggcggttctcctggctggctggcggcatctctggtctcctgctccgctcccgcttCGGTGGACGGATGCAGGATATggcatcatggcggatcgcggcgactcccccgggttctgtgggatggctcccttcagcactttccccTCCGGTGATGAGccccgcgtcccctgctcctccccatgctgggagacggcagcaggcagatcctttccttgccagcctcaggccgccccggcactctgggcagatGAACGGGTTTCTCCtccactcgggttaactcccgaacactcgccccctctctcatcggcgagggcatctggacaacgcgtccctccttctcccgggcttcggcaccactgtaatgaagTTCCCGGCCCTTTGGCCGCGGGAAGAAGGaagcggagaaccgacgcaggtttaaattatttattaataacagtgacgcaagctcctcacggagactgtcttctcaaccaaaacaaacggacggcaactcctcacagagactgccgtcaaacttaaagcaaaagtaaaatatgtccgggcccggtcctctctcggcttcctctaacatcgttcctccttttatcgtctagagctccttccgtgggatccgaagcAGGTGCGCActgcaggtgtatccacttatgcggtggcctcactccgttcccacagCTCTCGGCCACGCCTCCTAGCTAGAGCAATCAAGCTCattgttgaaattttttttaacattaattcaCAATTAGTTATTGATATGGCTACTATTGGCAGAATCACACTGAATAAACTCACAAATTAAAAGCTCTCTTTCTGTTTGTGTAATATTTTCATTTAGCTGTGATTTGGCCTTTAGAGCCAGGGAAAATTATAAATAAGCCTTCAGACAGCATATGTGATCAGTTCTCTTTTCACCTGAACagtcaaatacacacacagctgttaaTTAATTGTGTGGCGTTACAGAGGGTTTATTTCACGCCTTACTGGACTTGTTGCTGTcagctctctctctttttcctctTTTTGCCGTCGTGTTAATACGAGTGAGGgtaggatggaacgtgagattgacaggcagattggtgcagcagAATTGCGGTtgatgtaccggtctgttgtggttaagaaggagctgagctgaaaggcaaagctctcaatttattGGTCAATCTACGTTACtatactctcacctatggtcttgagctttgggtcatgaccgaaagcaCCAGATCTTGGATAAAAGTGTCCAAAATTAGCattcttcgcagggtggcagggcacacccttatagatagggtgaggagcctTGTAACACGGggggagctcggagtagagctgctgctcctccacattgagagaagtcagctgtggtggcttgggcatctgtttcggatgccatctgaatgcctacctagggaggtgttccaggcatgtcccaccaggaggaggcctttGGTGCTatatgtgttttaaaaaacaatgtttCCGTTTATGACCATTtatgaaatgttttattaaaacagacattaaaaaatTGTTCAAAACACACTGCATAGTGTTGATTAGAAGTCATTTTATTGAAAATTTTGAATCTTAGTACATAGAGTCTATGATACGCCTCATGCTCATGAATCTCGTGCCACCCATTTCTCTGAAGCTCCTGTACTCTCCAGGCCTCAAGTACATCATCCTCCCTCTGTATTGGGGCTGCTCATACATGAGCCAGTGGCCATCCATCACATGGCAGGACTGGCAGTGAGACATGCGGTAACGGTCCATGATGTTGTCACAGTCATCCATGAGCTCGTACATCTGACCTCCAAAGTTTTCTCTCTCGTAGATCTTGATTCTGTAGGATCCCCTGTGCTGTAGTTAAGTTGTCAACAGGTCACttatttttcatactttttaCCAATATCAATTTTAAAAGTATCAAAAATAACTTTTTGGCACAAGGACTTAAAACATTTTGTTAAGGATTTTACACATATGAAATGTTCAGGAAACTCACCATAGGGATGATTCGGCAAGATCTGATGCAATCATTCATTCCAAACATTGACATGTAATCAGCATAATCTCCTTTTCTAAAGAAATACTGATTTCCCATGTAGTTGGGTCGGTCGTACATCATGAAGCAGCCGCTCTCTATTCTGCAAGAGTGACAACGGCTCAAGTAGGAGGACATGTCAGCACAGTCGCTCATGCACTCATAAGAGCGACCCTGAAAGTTCCTGTCCTCGTAGAAGATGACCTGGGACAAGCAAAACAATCAGCATTGAGTGAATTACTGTTTAATAGTTCTATATTCAATATTTATCACCCCCCAAAATACCAGATGACTCTTTAAAATTGATTTGTTGCACACAAATTGCACTTAGACCTGAAATGTCATTATCAGTCTGCAAGGTGAACAAATCACATTGTAGATAAAttgagcatttgttttttttttatcttacctTTCCGTGCATGGCTGGAGTTGTGATTATTACAAACTTGCTACTGTAACAACAGCCTGCTGCCTTATTTATACCATATGGTCTACCAAAGAATTTGTATTCCTATTGTTTAAAAAGTCCTTAGTCAGCTGCATGGTGTAGTGAGTGGTACAATTTGCCACTACAGAACAGAATAGGGTTATTATTTTAAGGCTTGTGGTGGAGAATATTAGAAATTTCTGCTTGTTAAGCAATTCTGACAACAAGAAGgcaaaaatacaaagcaaaaaTAGCCAAAACACAGCTCATACTAAATATGCTTGTGTACATAGGGCTAATCTtgactattaattttatttaactgattgaGTCTGTAAACGACAATAATCTCTGttggcattttaaaatatttcactgaaTTAAGTAGTACACTACATTTTCACATTGGGCTGATGCTAACACTTTGATTAGAGTTAGTTTAATGAAAGGATCCTTTGCATTTCATGtttgaattttagtttttatttgcttgtttgtgttAGAGagtgatatttaaaataatgttcacaacagattttttagttttttttatttgaaatttattttaaataatatatttttcactATTTGAATGGTAGATCAGTTTAAAGTTTGTACTTTTGAAAATTGTATGGTGTGTGGTATCTTGTTCGTTAAGAACTTTGTAGCAATTCACTTGTTCACAATGTTGTAGGAACGGCATGGCATATTACAATTGGGGAACAGTTTGAGAGTGACAATCTGCTATACTTACTGTAATGAATTGGGTGGCAACAGAGGTGAGGATTGAATTGGAGTTTTGTTTTGAGAATGGTGGTACAGGTAAGGTCAAAACAGGGACAGATAAAAATATGCAGGAAATCATATTCAAAGTCATATTCAACGTCATATAGTCAGAACAATggcaaaacaacatgaacaaaaaagaaacaagtgTCAAAACATGGCTAGACAGGGCAAGGATAACACTTAATATTGCTCACTCACAGCTAACAACATTCAGCAAcggatgtgtgcgtgtgtgtgtgtgtttgttgtgtatatatagtccaaGTGATCAGTCTTAACTAGCCTCAGTTGTGTAAGTGTTCTCAGGGGTGATGATCTGAAACTGGTGTTTGTGTGAGGTGCTTGATGGGATATGTAGTTTGGATAATTGacagatgtgtagttctccagcaatctgccaAGGCTAGATCACCGTTAATCTTATGGTAAACAATTATGCACTTGTGCTTTTAACACAATAGTTATTTTTCAGCTTAGCAAtgttaaatatctaaaaaagttAATGCAATTATAGCCACCCGATTCACAACTGCTGCTTTGGTCAGTTTTATTTCTTGACaagaattgcatttatttatgcaaagAATGTGTTTTTGCCAACTTCAAATTGGGACTTTTGAAATACAGATGAACTTCAGGCTAAAATCAGATGAGTATAGAACACAGAGGCACATTGCATATACAAATGCACGCTAGAGCCCAATGATACCTTTTTTGGGGGGCCAATACTGATCATCAgagaataaaaatactaatattggCATATTGGCCAATATTCTTTATAGTATAGTACAATACCTGTCACCTAACCATTCGTGTTCTATTCAGTCATATTTTAAATACTAATGACTTTTTACAAATGactaaagtcttttttttcaaTGTTCTATAAAAATTACTTAATgagctttattttaattaatgattattttaaaggGATTACATTTTAGTAATCAAAACATGAGTCTTATAcaagtggtcctcaaccaccaagCCACAGTGttacggttgcaggtttgtgcgcttttccggagtgtatgtttgatcacgtgggtttgttttgttttggttgtccatgtgtatttgttatgctcacgtCATATGACGACACTCAGCTGGGCTGATTAcacgccagctgaggctcattattaGGCTTATATCAGGGTGACTTTTCTATgtttctttgtcagttcgttacaccTATTCATATGTGTgttgtctgtgctcaggcccctgaGGAGATTTACCTGGACCCTGttttcctgtctgttcctgccctgtgttcaTCGTCCTCCTAGCCTGCCACTATCATTGTTGGTTTATTTTGACATTGTCAAATAAACTTCATCACTTGCATCTGGATCCTCTTAGACTCTTATTTTTGAACGTTACATACAGACCGGTACTGTACTGTGGATGAATTGTTACCGGGCTgtacaaaaaaatcattaattgtttccattttatttattatgcgtgtctgaacaatcttttatttaaaaaaaaatgactgtattctcggggcgaggcagtggtgcagtaggtggtgctggttcgaaccttggctcagttggcgtttctgtgtggagtttgcatgttctcccctccttcgtgtgggtttcctccgggtgctccggtttcccccacagtccaaagacatgcggtacaggtgaattgggttgactaaattgtctatagtgtatgagtgtgtgtgtgaatgtgtgtgtggatgtttcccagagatgggttgcggctggaagggcatccgctgcgtaaaaacttgctggataaggcggttcattcctctgtggcaaccctggattaataaagggactaagccgacaagaaattgaatgaatgaatgactgtattCTCTTGTACTGTATACATCTCGGTCACCtgagcacccaaatttaacccacaagcagccaaatgagtaagaaacagaagTCTTTGGAAAGTTTTCCACGGACCCACGGACTGCAAAGGAATGGATCCgtaacccatttgtcaacaaatcaggtgaatccaccttGTCTTTGCTAGAAATTCAAATGCT contains:
- the crygm2b gene encoding crystallin, gamma M2b gives rise to the protein MHGKVIFYEDRNFQGRSYECMSDCADMSSYLSRCHSCRIESGCFMMYDRPNYMGNQYFFRKGDYADYMSMFGMNDCIRSCRIIPMHRGSYRIKIYERENFGGQMYELMDDCDNIMDRYRMSHCQSCHVMDGHWLMYEQPQYRGRMMYLRPGEYRSFREMGGTRFMSMRRIIDSMY